TGGAACACTCTAGTGCAGCCTgtgtttccctttccttcctggagTCACTACTTTGTTCCCACCAATAGCTCACTTCACATGCAGAGCTGAGCTCTTGCCTCTCCAGGAGTCCTCTCAATGCTTCCCTTTTCAGAACAGGAGAGGATCTTAGAGTAAGTTGGTTATGGCCCGACAGGAATTCCTAAATCTTGGTTTCCTCATGGGCCCCTCAGTGTCTTTTAGGATCCTCACTACAACCTGATCCTTACATTTGCACGACACCCTCCTGCTCTGCTCTACCTTCCTGTTTCGCCTTGGCGCTCAAACATTTAAGAGGATGTGACTGTCTTTCTGAACTAATAACAGGACAACACAAATGTCAGGCAGTCACACTTTACCCAATCCAGTTCTTGATACAATACATCATGAACTTAACTTTCTTCCCCAGCCTGGGTCCCTTTCTCCCCTATTcttacaacccccccccccatattccaTGAACAGTGTCTGGGGCACCAGGATGAGCACAGGAAGTGGATGTGAGGAAACACATTCTCATCTGAGAGCAGCTAGAGCGTCTGCCTTCTCCCTGGACTTTCAACCCCCAAGTGCAATTCTTTAGGAAACtcacaatagaaaaataagattACACTAACACTAGGCATGTGGCCCAGTCCTTCAGGGTCCTCCTGATTGAAATTACCTGAAGGCCAGCGAGAGGAGAGGGAAATCTATACCTCCTGTCATATTACcctaacaacaaaaatgaaaagttctGTGACATCTTCTCTTGGCAGAATCCAGCTTTACCCCAGGCGAAGGGCAGCTTTTAGGACGCCTTGGGAATCCCTCTAAGAGCTCTCTTTTCACTCCCAGATAAAGGTGTGAACCTATGCTTGCTTTCAGGATGATAATTTGAAACATGAACTATATAGCCTCACTCTAAAACTTGAGCGTGTTAAATCATGTCTTAAAATGTTGAATttgatgtttgtgtttttatCCCTAAAAGGACATATGTTGGACTTTTCAGGCTACATGAATAAACTGAGAGCTCCTTAAGCAAAACTTTACAAGGCATCCATTGCTCTTTGGAAGGATGGTGTATGACGTCTTTGCAGTGAGGTTGCAAAAACAGCATAAACCCTCCAAATATCCCTGCTTACAACCTGGGAGTCAGAAGAACCCGCTTCCAACTCAAGCAACTAGGGACAGAGTCTGAGCCACTCTCTGTCTTCATGACTTCCACCAGGAACTGTCAGTTCTTGTCACTATGAAAGAGGGACAGATCACAGCTATATAGGACATAATTGTCAGAGAGGCACTACATCATGGAACATGGAAAATGCTGCCTGATGTTCAGGAAATGCTAAAAGTCATCTTCCCTGAACTATGGCCTTAGCTGGATGGCCCAGTTTCAGAATGGatgtcaagggtcaagggtctcCCTACCCCTGCCTCTAATTCTCAGTCGGTCCTTACATTTTCAGCACAAAGTCATGTTCAACTGATCCAGATTCCATCAGCTTTCCTAGAGCAATGATCCACCAAAGTCTGGCTCGAGTGAATCCCGGGGAACAGAGAGATGGTGTCCTCCATCTTCAAGCTCTTACACAGCAGAGGGTGAATGCAACTTAAGACTGGAAAATTACAGACTTTGTGAGGCTGTTGTTGGGACACAGCTAAGAACTCTTCACCTATATTATATTTCTGTCTTGACTCAGTATCTGTGTGTCCTACAGACACTTATAATAAGGAGTCTGGGTCCTAAGCCACATTGAAATTTACCTGGTGTGTGAGTCTGCGTGTGCGCTGGTGTTGTAGGAGCAGAGGTGGAGACTCTGGGTGATGCTGGTATATGTGCGGGTCCTGTTGACAGAGTCGTGGGTCTCCCTGTAGTTGTGGGTCTTCCTGAAGTTGTGGGTCTACCTCCGGTTGTGGGTCTTTCTGCGGTTGTGCGTCTTCCTGTTATTGTGGGTCTTGTTGGAGGACTTGTGGGAATTTCTGGATTCGGAAATCAAGATGAAACAAGGATGAGTCaacaagaagagagaagagcttTTGTTGTAGTTGTAGCACCAGTGAGAGGCTCCCCACCAAGGCTCCTCTCCTGAACACACATCTTTGTCACTGACCAACAAGGACAGGGTAGGGCAGGGCAACGGAGACAGCTCCCCAATAGGAGACAAATGCACTGACAACATGGAGATGAGAACAGAGCCCGTTCCTAAGGACACTTTATAAATGACAGATGTCAGGTCCTCTGGTCTCTCCGCATCTCTGAGACTGAGAGGGTACAGGGGACTaggacttctctcagtgatgactGACTTCACGCACAGTTTCCAGGTGCAGCATGTTCCCTTCAGTCAGTCCTGAGAGGACACAGCATACAGCCCAGCATCTTAGCACACATGCCCCCCACAAATCCCAACACCAATGGGATTTTCACATTTGGGTAGAGAGCAGACATTGACTTCTATGGTTTCTTCTAATCTAAGAGAGACAAGCTGAATGCCTCTTATCCAAAAATGCTTGGTACCCAGAGTTTAAGAATTTAAGTCTTCCTGAACAACTTGGAATATCTGGAATATAAATAACACCTTATATGTCGGGCTTAGATATAAACATGGATTGATGTAGCATTCATAGAACTACGCATTACACATATAGACCTTAAAAGATAACTTTATAAACTGTGAATGATGCTGCATGTGACAGTTTCACGGCATTGAATTATCCAGGTGTATTATCAAGTCTGTACTCAAAAAAGATCCAGATTTTAGAGCACTGTAGACTTTTGATGTTTGGGTTAGCCAGGTTCAACCTATGATTCACAAATCAACAGCATCTCAAGTGCTGTAAGCCTCCAAGCAGCTGCTGATAGTCTCAGTGTGCTGGGTTCTAAGACAGGAACTAAGGCAAAGTGGTGCTGGCGTCACAGTCAGCCAGGACTCAAACTGTCTGTGTCAGCAGACAGGCCATCCCTGTAAGTTATCTCCCTCGATCTTAACACTGTTAACTACAAAACAAGACCTCAACAATGAGGAATAGTTGCTTTGAAAACTCTTCTTTATGTGGGATACTCTTCTAATTCCTCAATCCACTGTGTGTTtatctttaaataaagaaaacctgtacTGTTCCTACAAAGTGCAGGGAGGTGGGTGTGGAGCATCCCCCCTAAAttcaatacatttatttattcatttatttgtgtgttggtGAGATGTCACAAATGTGGATGTCAGGGGATAACTCtgcagagtctgttctctccttccaccatgtgggcccagggattgaactcaggttaccaAGCTTAGCCCTGggcacctttccccactgagccagctcactgACTCTCAGGCCACTTTTATGTAGAGGGTCAGATGTAAGCGTTTTTGTTTCAGGAACATTAAAAATGAGTGTTCAGGAGCAAGTCCTCCTGTCAATCATTTTGAAAGTCATTGCTGACAATATAGcaaggagtgggtgtggctgtgcTGCAGTAAATCTATTCACACCAGCAAGTGGGTCTATTACAAACCTGGCCTGGTTAGTTCGCTGACCGGTCTAATGTGTCACCCTCCCTAGAGAGTGAAAATCTCTGAAGGAGAGAACAGCAAGCACAGGAACAATCTTTCTGAAGATCACTATGAGAACAACCAGGAAAGACTCAACAGATTAGGAGCTATGGTACACTTGCTCTGGGGAATTATTCTCCCAAGTAGTGGAAAAGTCCAAAGGAGCCAATAAGGGTCCTAGGACAGGGGGATAGGTCTTCCACTGTgctaaatcatgagaaaatgtcGACTTGTCTGTTAAGGGATGAAGCAGAGTTGCTGGATCACTTATAGACTCACTCAAATAGTGACTTTGTAAGCACTGACCTGTTAACAAACTTCTAAATTCATAAAACCTTCAATTAATGAActgaaattaataattttatgctATGATGCCATGTCCATCCTTCTTCTGGTGCTGAGGATATAACCCCAGGGTTAAAGGCAGGAATGTGTGATAGACAAATGTCTTCCCAAACTACAACTGTAattgtttaagtaaaatgcttgCAGGATCCCCAAGTGGCTTCAGTGGGCAGCAAGGCCATGAGACCATACTGCAGGACTCCAAAgaggtggcaggcagcgggcagCAGGCTGCAGGTCCCGAGAGTAGCCAGTCCCAGACAGGGATGGTACatttccccaagtggctgcattGGGCCATGAGTAACAGGCAGGTAGCCGCATGGTGGTGAGAGACCTCAATGGGAcagccagtcccacaaggagagacagacagatgggtaagccatgagaccatgctgcaggtctctgaaggcaccTGGTCCTGGGCAAGGAGTCATGCAGcaaacaagagacagagacatggataggcacaccatgcagagtgaggttggatatttatttagtgggttatggaggagaaaggggagaagggatgaagaagaaagagagagggagagagggagagagggagagagagagagaggaggaggaggaggaggaggaggaggaggaggaggaggaggaggaggaggaaaagcacTTAGGCTGGAAGATAAAGATTAGCTTGCCTCcatggaagggggagggagtgggcatggtttatctcttaaagagacagagcagacCACTACAACAATAGcccttatttgtttattatatttgcAGTTCTAGGAGCAGAAGCCAAGGCTTCAGGCATGCTAGACAAATTTCTACACATCCCCCAAGGGAGTTGTTTTATAAGAAAACTCTCTCTTACTCCCCTCCCCTGCATCAGGTCtgtcacctctctctttctctctctctctccaccccccccccgtgtgtgtgtgtgagtgtgtgtgtgtgtgtgtgtgtgaatgtgggtttGTTCTCTTGTGAGTgagtacccttggaggccagagtcaTTAAACTTCATCTaggtaaataatataatttcacaCCTGTGATAGGTACTTGGAACCTTAAGTTTCTTTCCCGTTGCTGTCTCTATACATCACTCTCTGCatatcctgcctcaaaaatcaaacaaaggaaagaaggaaggaaggacagagggagggagggaaggcaggaaagaatgaagagagagagggagggaggaagggaggaaggaagaaaatgtaatGAGTCTAGATTTGGGGCTTTTGTGAACTTCTTACTCTTAGAACATGGGCTTGAATCTTTAGACCAGATCCCATAGTCTGAATAGGTCAAGCCCCACCTCCTCACTGCTCTGTGAAGCAGCTAAGAAACTCTATTATGTGCCCTAACAGCTCCTCCAGATTATTGGACCTAACCAAGATCTGAAGCCCCATACTCTGTCACTTATGCTATGGTGAACCAAATCACATGACAGGAAACTTCCCTcctgaatgaaaaaaagaaaggaaaggaagatatGACTACTCCTACCTATGGTGGAAGAGATGGTTTATCATAGATatgaggaagaaaacagacagaggCACCCAGAAGGTTCCAGAGTGAACATGACCAGCTAACTGAACTGGCCATGTGAGGAGAGTGGAAAGACAGGAGCCAAGATTGGTGACCAACAGGTCAAGAACCCCAAAGGGCCTGTGTAGTCAAAATGGCTGggttatatagggaagagcagctgggggaagggcagcccagccgaGTCCCTGGGCTAGAGAATTGAGAGTAGGGGTGGGGTACACCAGGTACTGGCCTTGCTGAGAAAAAAGTAGCCAGTGCCTGCTTTGATATGTTAGTAAACACCTTAGTTACCCTTTACCCTGGGACCTAGCATGTAGAACTGCCACCACTAAAAGATTATAACAAGCCATACTTTCCCCTTGCTGTGGGGACCAGCCTGAGACTCCTCAGGGGGAATGCTGAGAGGATTATTTTGCAGGCTGCTCTGTGAGGAGGATGCTCTGTCTGCCTTGCCATTCCAGTAATGGCAACTATCTCTAGTCCTCCTTatccccatctccctcccacaTTCCTGCTCTTAATGAAGCTCCTCTCCAGGTTGTAAAGAGAAGTCCTTCCTTTCCTGGAAGACTCTTCATACCCCATCAAGGAATGAAGTTGATTGTATCATTTCTGTCTAATGCTCTCCCTCCCAGCTGGAGGTCTGATCTCAGATTTTAGGCCTCTTCATTCTAAGAAAGTTCATTGGACAGAATTGTGTGTCAGCGTCTTTTACAGACTAACAGCTGTTGCTCATGCTATTACACCACCGAGTGACCATGAACAAATATTGGAGGGAATACTCTTCTATCAAGGCATTTTCATTGTTCAAGCAACACATTGTGTAAAATGATATGATGTGATTTCAAAGGCCCAAGGCAGGGCAGACAAGGAATATAACTCTCCACCTATACATGGGGCCTGTGTAGGGTTTGGCCACCGACAGGATCAATAAAGACCAGCCAGGAAGTAGGCCTGAGCTGCCATTTACCATAAGACCACATCTGtctccaagaaagaccacaaattGAGACCATctaggcaccacccaggaacgtCCAAGGGGATGTTCTAACATTCCAAAAGAAATACCTAAACTTCCAACCGCTGTGGATGAGATCGCCAAAGGTCCCTTAGGccaacacacacccatcccctttcaccaagacaccctagacaaatgtcagccaacgAGGGGTCCTGAATCTTATAaatccccccaccccaagctcTGCCACAATAAAACCCCCACTCCAACTGAACTCCAGACTCTCCATTCTTGTACCGCCTCTAAGGAGAATATTTAaggctgggtttggtggcacatgcctgtgttCGCAACACTgaggtcagaggcaggaggatgaggagagcaTGGCCATCAGAGGATAGCCTGAGATACAGGAGAGCTGGTCTTTACACAATTCAAAAGCAAGTGCTTAATCAAACATGTTCATAAgaactttgtgttttcttgttctAGAAAGAGAACAGACTATTAGCAAACAGAGGACACAGCTTACTTACAAGAACtagggaaaggaaacaaagaaagcttACCTGGGTTGATTTCCAATGAAAAGGTCACTTTGAGATCATTGAACCATCCAGGGACCTCCACGCGACAACAATACAGACCGCTGTCACTCGGGACAACATTCTCTATTGTCAAGGACACGTTTCCTCCTGAAATATTCCCCTTTAGCTGGTATCTGCTGCTCCTCTGATAGGTGACGCGGTATCCATTGGTCCAGATAAGTGTGTTGGTACAATGAGAAGATGGACATGTCCCTTGGCCCCAGCATGTGGTGAAGATTCCACCACGGGTTGAGTAAGTACACGGCAGTGTGACAGGGTGACCCACTACCCCCTTCACTACTTCATAAGAATCCACAGCACCTGTGATGTAagaaggggggagaggggaggaaatggagagTTAGTATCCAACATTTTCCCAaaattttgctgttgttcttaGGAAAAATTACGGGGAGGATGGGCTGCAgtccttcttttttattgttttgtttcactattttattggtttggtttgattttttgtgGGTAGGCATAAAAGGAAATGACAACTTAATTTTTGTGGTTGTTATCATTTGGTTTTCTGAGccaggatctcactttgtagccttggctgacctggaacttgctccatgaaccaggctgacttcaaactctcagagctctgctgcctctacctccccaatcCTATGATTAAATGTTCAGTTTTACTGCTTGAATTTGAAGACTgtaaacatttttgtatattcttCCTCAGTGTGATCATTTAATGGATACATTTGTGAGCAAAACAACTTATCTGTGGCATGATATTCACtcgctcttcttcttcttcttcttcttcttcttcttcttcttcttcttcttcttcttcttcttcttcttcttcttcttcttcttcttcttcttcttcttctgtgtgtgtttcttttggagacagggtcttgctctatGCCTCATGCTGGCTGAAAAATTacatcctcccacctctgcctcctgagtgtggggtaCTTAGCATACGCCACTGAGATCAGCTCAAATGTTtcatttttgaacattttaaaactttatttcagtAAATAAAGTGGGTAATGATTGTAAACCCAGAACTCAAGAGTAAATGAGAAACTCCCTTGTATATCCAGAACTCATTTGTATTCCTAGAACTTACTTGTATACCCAAAACTCGCTTGTAGtaccagaacttgggaggtagagggaggaaaaTGAGGAATTCAAGGACAACTTCAGATAATAATAAATTCAAGACAGGCCTAGATTt
The Microtus pennsylvanicus isolate mMicPen1 chromosome 11, mMicPen1.hap1, whole genome shotgun sequence genome window above contains:
- the LOC142831629 gene encoding hepatitis A virus cellular receptor 1 homolog; this translates as MMQPQVFISGLILLLPGAVDSYEVVKGVVGHPVTLPCTYSTRGGIFTTCWGQGTCPSSHCTNTLIWTNGYRVTYQRSSRYQLKGNISGGNVSLTIENVVPSDSGLYCCRVEVPGWFNDLKVTFSLEINPEIPTSPPTRPTITGRRTTAERPTTGGRPTTSGRPTTTGRPTTLSTGPAHIPASPRVSTSAPTTPAHTQTHTPDWNNTVISSDDSWNNYTELIPSGKAQKNMTRGFYISIPIAVLLLLLLVSTVVITRYIGARNKSQSLSLVAFRFSKIGALQNAVVFRSRAEDNVYIIEDSLYPTD